The Plasmodium vinckei vinckei genome assembly, chromosome: PVVCY_14 genome window below encodes:
- a CDS encoding protein transport protein SEC13, putative produces MSELVTFDSNHTKSINDCELDYYSKKLATCSNDNTVKIFDVSLAREPICIAEIRDHTSAVWKVCWSHPKYGSLLASCSYDKSVIIYKEVSINKYDMIYINNEHKSSVNYIEWSPSEYGLHLGCACLDGNLSIISYNFNKGPNEGGWHKHSVRAHLNGVSCLSWEKPFNLISENKNINDSNDAITSFRLVSGGYDNQVIIWMFDNNTKEFHKIFQMNDKPHNSLIKDVAWRPNLNDSTNMIASCSEEKIVILWVEDTSNNRWKNGQIIKLEHKVHKISWSPNGTILAIACGNENSYLYKENMEGVWEEICNLLDNEKKKLNESIANVDNVGAPIENSDNMDGYNNNAPYMNTEGQHMVNNNINYPNQMNNMVYGNEMADNSKIPKNMSVNTPMMQEDPNMLKHSSVQGPPPAMPNNAFKNNPYGQGNPPIAPPINPSSMNPNMAPPKIPPPGPAPPSQLNSIEKPHPPDNPNFSGQQIPNHMSNPGAALKYPPDQQAPPAAVNNMPNNNAYSFNPVNKPNIPPSPPQMTGGPNSPPMGPPHAAFQKGSTDPLQYPPPIPNANNNMHNNPQNVPPNFSKMPPPMNPGQFPNMNENKSSFSSQQMPGPPPPAFPPASNDMSGMNKVGNFPNYNPNMMNNPNAPPLKNMSTGNCPPMNYGQGPTPPMNPPMNPQNDPNYMKPNMQYNSYPNYNYPRQ; encoded by the exons ATGAGTGAATTAGTTACATTTGATTCAAATCACACCAAATCAATCAATGATTGTGAATTAGATTATTATAGCAAGAAGTTGGCAACATGTTCTAATGATAACactgtaaaaatatttgatgTAAGTTTGGCAAGAGAGCCTATATGTATAGCTGAGATAAGAGACCATACTTCTGCTGTTTGGAAAGTATGTTGGTCTCATCCCAAATATGGAAGTTTACTAGCTAGTTGTTCTTATGATAAAAgtgttataatatataaagaagttagtataaataaatatgatatgatatatataaataatgaacatAAAAGTAGTGTTAATTACATTGAATGGTCACCATCAGAATATGGTTTACATTTAGGATGTGCATGCTTAGATGGGAATTTAAGTATAATatcttataattttaataaaggACCAAATGAAGGGGGTTGGCATAAACATAGTGTAAGAGCCCATTTAAATGGTGTATCATGTTTAAGTTGGGAAAAACCATTTAATTTGATatcagaaaataaaaacataaatgaTAGTAATGATGCTATAACTTCATTTAGATTAGTTTCTGGAGGATATGATAATCAAGTTATTATATGGATGTTTGACAATAATACAAAAGagtttcataaaatattccaAATGAATGATAAACCTCATAATTCATTAATAAAAGATGTTGCATGGAGACctaatttaaatgattcTACAAATATGATTGCATCTTGTTCAGAAGAAAAAATCGTTATATTGTGGGTAGAAGATACAAGTAATAATAGATGGAAAAATGgccaaattataaaattggaACATAAAGTTCATAAAATTAGTTGGTCTCCAAATGGAACTATATTAGCAATAGCATGTGGCAATGAAAattcttatttatataaagaaaatatggaaGGTGTTTGGGAAGAAATATGTAACTTATTAGAtaatgaaaagaaaaaattgaaCGAAAGTATTGCTAATGTTGATAATGTCGGTGCACCCATAGAAAATAGTGATAATATGGATGgatacaataataatgcaCCATATATGAATACAGAAGGTCAACACATGgtaaacaataatataaattatcctaaccaaatgaataatatggTATATGGCAATGAAATGGCAgataattcaaaaattCCTAAAAATATGAGTGTAAATACTCCAATGATGCAAGAGGATCCAAACATGTTAAAACATTCATCAGTACAAGGCCCACCTCCAGCTATGCCCAATAatgcatttaaaaataatccaTATGGCCAGGGAAATCCACCCATTGCTCCACCTATAAACCCTAGTTCAATGAATCCAAATATGGCCCCTCCAAAAATCCCACCACCAG GCCCTGCACCCCCATCACAACTAAACTCAATTGAAAAACCTCATCCTCCTGATAATCCAAACTTTTCAGGCCAACAAATACCAAACCATATGAGCAATCCAGGTGCTGCATTGAAATATCCTCCCGACCAGCAAGCACCCCCAGCGGCAGTAAATAATATGcctaataataatgcatataGTTTTAACCCAGTAAATAAGCCAAATATTCCTCCATCACCTCCACAAATGACTGGAGGACCAAATTCCCCACCAATGGGACCACCACATGCAGCATTTCAAAAAGGATCTACTGATCCATTGCAATACCCACCTCCAATCCCCAAtgctaataataatatgcataataatcCACAAAATGTACCAccaaatttttcaaaaatgcCACCCCCAATGAATCCAGGTCAATTCCCAAATatgaatgaaaataaatcgAGTTTTAGTTCACAACAAATGCCAGGTCCACCACCTCCAGCATTTCCCCCAGCATCTAATGATATGAGCGGAATGAATAAAGTTGGAAATTTTCCAAATTATAATCCAAATATGATGAATAATCCAAATGCGCCTCCCCTCAAAAATATGAGTACAGGCAATTGTCCTCCAATGAATTATGGTCAAGGCCCAACACCACCAATGAACCCGCCAATGAACCCACAAAATGATccaaattatatgaaaccaaatatgcaatataattcatatcctaattataattatccGCGTCAATGA
- a CDS encoding sun-family protein, putative, producing the protein MNSTRLRHIENALNNFNFMSPLDIYMRLYFKSNNIKNRDKPYISEHVYNIIKNKTLLAYLSSPVSLYTNIIKTYFSSDKWKYEMNNEKIPAHVRYSFPKELYDQLINCYGEKKTITLMSILNEKAPVFLRVNTNKISRNDLYKNLMSKGISVEKCVNSPNGLLLTKNQILKNIHEYKKGYFEIQDEASQIVSSKIPVKPGDKVLDYCAGSGGKTLAFSGSMENTGKIYLHDIRDRMLSQAKIRLRRAGIQNYILLNSNHILLKKLFGYMDIVVVDAPCTGTGALRRNPEMKYKFTNEKLYEYMDLQRKIFEKALFYLKKNGKIAYITCSILDAENVHQAKYFCQKHNLYLSEPPFHSLPQSKSMDGFFLAIFERKE; encoded by the exons atgaatagTACCAGACTGCGTCACATTGAAAAtgcattaaataattttaatttcatgTCCCCTTTGGACATTTATATgcgtttatattttaaaagtaaTAACATAAAGAATAGAGATAAACCTTATATTTCAGAACATGTCTACaacattattaaaaataaaactctTTTAGCATACCTGTCTTCCCCTGTTTCATTGTACaccaatataataaaaacctATTTTTCATCGGataa ATGGAAATACGAAATGAATAATGAGAAAATTCCTGCACATGTCAGATACTCTTTCCCAAAGGAATTATATGATCAACTCATAAACTGTTatggtgaaaaaaaaactattaCTTTAATGTCAATTTTGAATGAAAAGGCACCTGTTTTTTTACGAGTTAatactaataaaatatccagaaatgatttatataaaaatttaatgagCAAAGGTATTAGTGTTGAAAAGTGCGTAAATTCCCCAAATggattattattaacaaaaaatcaaatattaaaaaatattcatgaatataaaaaaggatatTTTGAAATTCAAGATGAAGCAAGTCAAATAGTTAGTTCAAAAATACCTGTCAAACCAGGTGATAAAGTACTTGATTATTGTGCTGGGTCAGGTGGGAAAACATTAGCTTTTTCAGGTTCTATGGAAAATAcaggaaaaatatatttacatgaTATACGAGATAGAATGTTATCACAAGCAAAAATTCGATTAAGACGTGCTGGaattcaaaattatattcttttaaactcaaatcatattttattaaaaaaattatttggaTATATGGATATTGTGGTTGTTGATGCTCCATGTACTGGTACAGGTGCGTTAAGAAGAAACCCAGAAATGAAgtataaatttacaaatgaaaagttatatgaatatatggatttacaaagaaaaatttttgaaaaagctttattttatcttaaaaaaaatggtaaaaTTGCATACATAACATGTAGTATATTGGATGCTGAAAATGTACATCAagcaaaatatttttgtcaaAAACATAATCTTTATTTATCGGAGCCACCATTTCATTCTTTGCCACAATCGAAATCTATGGatggtttttttttagcgATTTTTGAAAGAAAAGAATGA
- a CDS encoding serine/threonine protein kinase RIO1, putative, which produces MDREDKQSVYETKNNKNSNEKFENYGYQKKISNVVKNSLIKGEKTAYKFRNRGLTRDKRATVNSVLDNRTLLILKKLKNTFFNEIYGVVSSGKEAFVFNAHKILSDEEIKNVKEILFRYAKKWSTDKREINENTNFEINNVTNGLSSENSNCIEINDVSDCKENIDSDENEESFDDLSETESLKINDILRNNEKRETIDFENNENEIIDIKNEINVFDIVDQLDKLIYKDENYISNILENKKIAVSFATKIYNTSILVFKKRSKYIEGEFRFRNAYTKNTNPRKMVKQWSEKEFRNLRRILIHGLRCPYPLVLKSNFIVMSMLGNLDASCSKMKDLNVSILKWKELYIECICILRLLYSTCKLVHADFSEYNLLYFYNHIYIIDVSQSMEHDHPHSLEFLKRDCLNITNFFKKKIGYVKHSKSTWIKQLNSMLMNAGINHALTLNDNNEEPVVNNNVISSNIITNTNGSLKINCNTKNEVNHSVECDKEPIDENFSNEDFYNNVQVLPLKKLFEYIVSANLPEHIAYFMENDKKEIYINPLEMLYLELFGTIKNSTPIPKLNYEKIKQNMIYFEKLKRATCYYVTKMEPQNRLRLKKNPNKVQVEEQVFLSSWTPMYLNEIKDIRSIEKDLKLLKKGKSIVMNLKENYTNNNNNDNDKNNHDDLSNGICKNHVQKKNTIMSDMQGENLEISQTQVEENEYLDYEENEIDENSEQVQLSEEFSDESKAVILGEENNSSTNDQENVKFKGIIPEGITRKEWSKLVKEQNREKRKHKIPKYQKKKKKKKAHLKKK; this is translated from the coding sequence ATGGATAGGGAAGATAAACAATCAGTTTATGAAACGAAGAATAACAAAAATTCGAATGAAAAATTCGAAAATTATGGATatcaaaagaaaataagTAATGTTGttaaaaattcattaaTTAAAGGAGAAAAAACTGCTTATAAATTTCGAAACAGAGGATTAACACGTGACAAAAGAGCAACTGTTAATTCAGTACTAGATAATAGAACTCtacttattttaaaaaaattaaaaaatactttttttaatgaaatatatggaGTAGTTAGTTCTGGAAAAGAAGCATTCGTATTTAATGCTCATAAGATTTTAAGtgatgaagaaataaaaaatgtgaaagaaattttattcagatatgcaaaaaaatggaGTACAGATAAAagagaaataaatgaaaacacaaattttgaaataaataatgtaacCAATGGATTATCATCAGAAAATTCAAATTGCatagaaataaatgatgTTAGTGAttgtaaagaaaatattgatagcgatgaaaatgaagaatCATTTGACGATCTTTCAGAAACAGAAtcgttaaaaataaatgatatattgaggaataatgaaaaaagagaaaCAATAGATTTTGAAaacaatgaaaatgaaataattgacataaaaaatgaaattaatgTTTTTGATATAGTAGATCAATtagataaattaatatataaagatgaaaattatatttctaatatattggaaaataaaaaaattgctGTATCATTTGCtacaaaaatttataatacatCTATTTTagtgtttaaaaaaagatctaaatatatagaaggAGAATTTCGATTTCGAAATgcatatacaaaaaatacaaaccCAAGAAAAATGGTAAAACAATGGTCAGAGAAAGAATTTAGAAACTTAAGAAGAATATTAATACATGGATTAAGATGTCCATATCCTTTAGTTTTAAAAAGCAATTTTATAGTTATGAGTATGTTAGGAAATTTAGATGCATCATGTTCAAAAATGAAAGATTTAAATGTTtctatattaaaatggaaagaattatatattgaatgtatatgtattttaagattattatattcaacTTGTAAACTTGTTCATGCAGATTTTTCAGAATATAatttactatatttttataatcatatatatattatagatGTTTCCCAATCAATGGAACATGATCATCCTCATTCTttagaatttttaaaacgagattgtttaaatattacaaatttttttaaaaaaaaaattggatATGTTAAACATTCAAAAAGTACATGGATAAAACAGTTAAATTCGATGTTAATGAATGCTGGAATAAATCATGCTCTCAcattaaatgataataacgAAGAGCCAgtagtaaataataatgtgaTTTCTTCAAACATTATTACTAATACTAATGGaagtttgaaaataaattgtaaCACCAAAAATGAAGTTAATCATAGTGTAGAATGTGACAAAGAACCCATCGATGAAAATTTTTCGAACGaagatttttataataatgtacAAGTTCTTcctttgaaaaaattatttgaatatattgTATCTGCTAACTTACCTGAACATATAGCATATTTTATGGAGAATGACAAGaaggaaatatatataaatcctTTAGAAATGTTATACCTTGAATTATTTggaacaataaaaaattcaacTCCAATAcctaaattaaattatgaaaaaataaaacaaaatatgatatattttgaaaaattaaaaagagcTACATGCTACTATGTAACCAAAATGGAACCACAAAATCGATTGcggttgaaaaaaaatccaaATAAAGTTCAAGTAGAAGAGCAAGTTTTTTTAAGCTCATGGACTCCAAtgtatttaaatgaaatcAAAGATATTAGGAGTATTGAAAAGGATTTaaaacttttaaaaaagggGAAATCAATAGTTATGAATTTAAAGGAAAATTATactaacaataataataatgataatgataAGAATAACCACGATGATCTAAGTAATGGTATTTGCAAAAATCatgttcaaaaaaaaaatacaattatGTCAGATATGCAAGGGGAAAATCTCGAAATTTCTCAAACACAAGTTGAGGAAAATGAATATCTAGATTATGAAGAAAACGAAATTGATGAAAATTCCGAACAAGTACAATTATCCGAGGAATTTTCTGATGAAAGTAAAGCAGTTATACTTGGTGAGGAAAATAATAGTTCTACCAATGATCAGGAAAATGTGAAATTTAAAGGAATAATTCCAGAAGGTATTACAAGAAAAGAATGGAGTAAATTAGTGAAAGAACAAAATCGAGAAAAAAGGAAACATAAAATTCCAAAATaccagaaaaaaaaaaagaaaaaaaaagcacatttaaaaaaaaaataa
- a CDS encoding pre-mRNA-splicing regulator, putative — MSQESPYAIINDEANDCTEDNLNEYINEFKKREHVYLSCISSLEKEICQFHTYLNEWRSMHMYEDEDGKPSKDIININSLRNILIDPSINLEIKELRQKIYEITRKCNIAEEKLQGCTFDAQATAGQRLINKCKKLQDENYELGKTLEENTLQPISIQIINLKQQISFYKNELKSLKELNVDIDEDNELLSQQLADLTKKYTKIVDQNNKLEKKNTRLNKYINKLKSKLNKSDLPIEENGNYKKGQNYEEGYRSHDENIINNSGSDRNDSNYGKNYNKDNYRGEYNDDGYSSGNTRSKKHRNHKYNDVRSYRDMSDGYNSRERTGMHNMYGNDDDYEMNDPNYRDRKYSGDEEDYTYEHDDNYRKRNSYDSRERKYRKADRSHHRDKKYDKYKIKSKDKSRKDRTRDKDRDRDRDRDRDRDRDRNREKAKDKEKDKMKNKYKSKNKEKSKGKGKRDSDYDSNYSESKKKNTKDRDSIDHRDFSRTNMPKNDDANDKNSEHDRYVYLYK; from the exons atgtcTCAAGAAAGCCCTTATGCAATTATTAATGATGAAGCAAATGATTGTACAGaagataatttaaatgagTATATCAATGAGTTTaag AAAAGAGAGCATGTATACCTTTCCTGCATATCTTCCCTGGAAAAGGAAATATGCCAGTTCCACACCTACTTGAATGAATGGAGGAGTATGCATATGTATGAAGATGAAGATGGAAAACCATCaaaagatataataaatataaattctttgagaaatatattaattgatccatctataaatttagaaataaaagaattgcgacaaaaaatttatgaaataaCAAGAAAATGTAATATAGCAGAAGAAAAATTACAAGGATGTACGTTTGATGCTCAAGCAACAGCAGGACAAAGACTTATcaataaatgtaaaaagTTACAAgatgaaaattatgaattaGGTAAAACATTAGAAGAAAATACATTACAACCAATAtcaatacaaataataaatttaaaacaacaaatatctttttataaaaatgaattaaaatcaTTAAAGGAATTAAATGTAGATATAGATGAAgataatgaattattaaGTCAGCAATTAGCAgatttaacaaaaaaatatacaaaaattgttgatcaaaataataaattagaaaaaaaaaatacaagattaaataaatatattaataaattaaaatcgaaattaaataaatccGATTTACCAATTGAAGAAAACgggaattataaaaaaggtcAAAACTATGAAGAAGGTTATCGCAGTcatgatgaaaatattataaataatagtgGCAGTGATAGAAATGATAGTAATTATGGAAAGAATTATAATAAGGACAATTATAGGGGGGAATATAATGATGATGGATATTCATCTGGAAATACACGAAGCAAAAAACATCGAAATCACAAATATAATGACGTAAGATCTTATAGAGACATGTCTGATGGATATAATTCACGTGAAAGAACAGGCATGCATAATATGTATGGAAATGATGATGATTATGAAATGAATGACCCAAATTATAGAGACAGAAAATATAGTGGTGATGAAGAAGACTATACATATGAGCATGATGATAATTATCGAAAGAGAAATTCATATGATAGCAGAGAACGGAAATACAGAAAAGCGGATAGAAGTCATCACAGAGATAAGAAATATGAtaagtataaaataaagagCAAAGATAAAAGCAGAAAAGATAGGACCCGAGATAAAGATAGAGATCGGGACAGAGATAGGGACCGGGATAGAGATCGAGATCGAAATAGAGAAAAAGCAaaagataaagaaaaagataaaatgaaaaataaatacaaaagtaaaaataaagaaaaaagcaAAGGAAAAGGCAAACGAGATAGTGATTATGATAGTAATTATTCTgaatcgaaaaaaaaaaatacaaaagaTCGTGATAGTATTGATCATAGAGATTTTTCGAGAACAAACATGCCAAAAAACGATGACGCTAATGATAAAAACAGTGAACACGATAGATAtgtgtatttatataaataa
- a CDS encoding WD repeat-containing protein, putative: MEQNKVMLIYDNYDILCINADNERCENKFELSIKDNEKKICMLKNGNFLILNANRKIITQYSSAKSNAIYTKHLRVYINVIKLTKNEKLIFGGDKTGNIYIWSSITGLLVSSFQAHFGCIKDIIIDQTLNVVYTYSDDNIIHVYNLHDMLRKKSATKSMLFYQHDINTSIKQILPITPNIYDSYFTLISLTNDGSLYIWGLKTNQPIQILKTYSMNCSYICSNYPFNTHLYLCKGKKIFRIPILSLLDNDHGHSNECKEGRKPHLANINECNNDYVKIIKNDDQENKTFKDEKYENFKDNKLLKNYSQSHPYFNLKNFTTFIGHKNDIIKCYVSDKNQFMISLGKDGLKIWDIYNCYPIKTLKYGENIIDFYVPSYKQFSYLVELPNLVLEYEDDTKITVIDEISETKVPEECNQIFKDDQSLLINMVTIFAQHGIY, translated from the coding sequence atggaacaGAACAAAGTAATGCTAATTTATGACAACTACGATATACTTTGTATAAATGCAGATAACGAGAGATGTGAAAATAAGTTTGAACTATCAATTAAAGAtaatgagaaaaaaatatgtatgcttaaaaatggaaactttttaattttaaatgcaaatagaaaaattataacacAATATTCATCCGCAAAAAGTAATgcaatatatacaaaacaTTTAcgagtatatataaatgtaattaaattaacaaaaaatgaaaaattaatttttggGGGTGATAAAAcaggaaatatatatatatggtcTTCTATAACAGGACTATTAGTTAGTTCATTTCAGGCACATTTTGGATgtataaaagatataataattgaTCAAACATTAAATgttgtatatacatatagtgatgataatataattcatgtatataatttacatGACAtgttaagaaaaaaaagtgcaACTAAATCAATGCTATTTTATCAAcatgatataaatacaagTATAAAGCAAATTCTTCCAATAACaccaaatatatatgattcatattttacattaatTTCTTTAACTAATGATGGaagtttatatatttggggactaaaaacaaatcaaccaatacaaatattaaaaacatattcaATGAATTgctcatatatatgttcaaACTATCCATTTAATACAcacttatatttatgtaaagGCAAGAAAATATTCCGAATACCAATTCTTAGCTTGCTTGACAATGATCATGGACATAGTAATGAATGCAAAGAGGGTAGAAAACCTCACCTTGCAAACATAAATGAGTGTAACAAcgattatgtaaaaataataaagaatgATGATCAAGagaataaaacatttaagGATGAAAAATAcgaaaattttaaagataataaacttttaaaaaattattctcAAAGTCatccatattttaatttaaaaaattttactaCATTTATAGgtcataaaaatgatataataaaatgttatGTTAGTGATAAAAATCAATTTATGATTTCTTTAGGTAAAGATGGCTTAAAAATAtgggatatatataattgttatcctataaaaacattaaaatatggagaaaatattatcgaTTTTTATGTGCCATCATATAAACAGTTTTCTTACTTAGTAGAACTACCAAATTTAGTTCTTGAGTACGAAGatgatacaaaaataaCTGTTATTGATGAGATTAGTGAAACCAAGGTTCCAGAAGAATGTAACCAAATCTTTAAAGATGATCAAAGTTTATTGATTAATATGGTAACTATATTTGCACAACATGGCATATATTAA
- a CDS encoding ATP-dependent protease subunit ClpQ, putative gives MFFKSLSNIVKPRKQITTAIQRSYFSDNGKIVIPRHGTTILCVRKNNEVCLIGDGMVSQGTMIVKGNAKKIRRLKDNILMGFAGATADCFTLLDKFETKIDEYPNQLLRSCVELAKLWRTDRYLRHLEAVLIVADKDTLLEVTGNGDVLEPSGNVLGTGSGGPYAIAAARALYDIENLSAKDIAYKAMNIAADMCCHTNHNFICETL, from the exons atgttttttaaatccCTTTCAAATATAGTTAAACCACGAAAACAAATAACCACAGCAATTCAA AGAAGCTACTTTTCCGATAATGGAAAGATTGTGATACCGCGACATGGAACTACGATATTATGCGTACGCAAAAACAATGAAGTg TGTTTAATCGGTGATGGTATGGTTTCCCAAGGAACAATG ATAGTTAAAGGAAacgcaaaaaaaataagaaggCTAAAAGATAACATTTTAATGGGATTCGCAGGCGCTACAGCAGATTGTTTTACCTTATTAGATAAATTCGAAACAAAAATTGACGAATATCCaa ATCAACTTCTGAGAAGCTGTGTTGAACTAGCAAAATTGTGGAGAACTGATAGATATTTACGACATTTGGAAGCAGTATTAATAGTGGCTGACAAGGACACTTTATTAGAGGTAACCGGAAATGGTGACGTTTTAGAACCATCTGGAAATGTTTTAGGGACAGGATCAGGCGGCCCATATGCAATAGCAGCCGCAAGAGCTTTATACGATATCGAAAATTTATCTGCTAAGGATATTGCTTATAAAGCTATGAATATTGCCGCTGATATGTGCTGTCACACGAATCATAACTTTATATGCGAAACATTgtag
- a CDS encoding ras-related protein Rab-2, putative, which translates to MSPYEYLFKYIIIGDTGVGKSCLLLQFTDKRFRADHDLTIGVEFGARLINLDNKQIKLQIWDTAGQESFRSITRSYYRGAAGALLVYDITRRETFNHLNRWLDEVRQNSNPHMAIILVGNKCDLERREVSAEEGAQFARQNGLIFLETSAKTAKNVEEAFLYTARKIYDNILNDVYDLSNESYGIKYGPSSQYSRVKLDMPMISESRASFGCC; encoded by the exons atgtctCCTTATGAATACTTGTTtaagtatataataattggTGATACAG ggGTCGGAAAAAGCTGTCTATTGCTACAATTTACAGATAAAAGATTTAGAGCTGATCATGATTTAACAATTGGTGTAGAATTTGGGGCACGATTAATAAACCTAGACAATAAACAAATCAAGCTTCAAATATGGGATAC tgCTGGTCAGGAATCCTTTAGATCTATAACGAGATCATACTATCGTGGAGCCGCGGGAGCTTTATTAGTTTATGATATAACTAG AAGAGAAACATTTAACCATTTAAATAGATGGTTAGATGAAGTTCGCCAAAATTCAAACCCACACATGGCTATAATTTTAGTAGGAAATAAATGTGATTTAGAAAGAAGAGAAGTTTCAGCTGAAGAAGGTGCCCAATTTGCAAGACAAAATGGATTGATATTTTTAGAAACTTCAGCAAAAACAGCAAAAAATGTTGAAGAG gcatttttatatacagcAAGAAAAATATACGACAATATCTTAAATGATGTTTATGACTTAAGTAACGAG TCTTACGGAATTAAATACGGACCAAGCAGTCAATATTCAAGGGTGAAATTAG ATATGCCAATGATATCTGAATCGCGAGCATCTTTCGGTTGTTGTTAA